The Comamonas piscis region TCTGCCGAGGTGGTCTGGATAAAGCGGACCTGCTTTTCCTGTTCCTCGGTCAGCGGGCCGTCCACGCGGTCTTGCAGAATGCGGGCGATGCTCTGAATGGCGCCGATCGGCGTGCGGAACTCATGGCTCATATAGGCCAGGAAGCGGCTCTTGAGCTCCGTGGCCTGGCGCAGGTCGTCAGCCTGCGCATCCAGCTCTGCGTAAAGCGCAAGCACACCCCGGTTGGTTTCCTCCAACTCGGCGCGCAAGGCCTCCACCTCGGCCTGGGTGGTGGCAAGAGCCTCGGCCAGTGCTTCTGCCGGCAGAGCAGGGTGGCCTGCATTGTCCGTTGCAGCAAGCTCGTGTTCTTTTATGTCATTCATCGGCGTCCTTCAGTCTGCCCGGCGCACGATGAGCACGGTCACGTCGTCCCGTCCTCGGCCATAGTCTCTCACCAGCACGGCGGCTGCCAGACCCGGGTCCCGTCCAATCAAGGCCGTTACCGCTTCGGGCGGCCAGCGCGATTGCAGGCCATCGCTGTGGCAGACCACTAGTGCGTGCTCTGGCCAGTCCATGCGGGTTTCTTGCACATGGCGCATTTGTACGCCGACGGTGCCGTTCTGCACCAGAATCGATCGGTTGTACACGCCACTCACCAGCCGGATCGCCACGTTGCCGGCGCCTGCTGCCACGACGGCGCTGGCCTCTGCATCCAGCTGCATGCAGGTCACCGCTGCGCCGCGCGTGGCCCGCAAAGCGGTGTGGGCGTCTTCCAGGCCGCTTTTTATCTCACCAAAGGGCTGTTTGACAAACACATCGACCGCTGCCTGCGATGCCTCGGCCGCATGCACGCCATGCCCCAAACCATCGGCCACCAAAAGCGCAGCACGGTGCCCATCCACGGCCAGCGCCCAGGCGTCGCCACACACGGTTTCTCCCGGAGCGGGAAGTGCGACGACCGCCGCTCTAAAGGCGGGCGGTTGGGGGGCAGACGTTGCAGCAGGCCGAAAGCGCGCCAGCACCACCGTGCCTTTGCCGGGCTCGGAATGGATGTCGAAATCGCTGGCCAGCCGCTGCACCGCACCCAGTCCGGTACCCGGGGTGCTGCCGGTCGAGAACCCATCGCGCATCGCCAAGGACAGGTCAGCAATGCCGGGGCCTTCGTCCACCGACAAAATCTCCAGTTCGGGCGTATCGCCAGCGCGGGTTGCAATCCACAGCTGCCCGCGCTGCGCATGTTGGCAGAGGTTGTTGCCCAGCTCATTGACCGCAATCGCAGCCTGGCCTGCCAGCACGTCGTCAAACCCCAGCTCGCGGCACAGGGCGGCGACATGGCGCCGGGCCTCACCCACACGGCTGGGCTCGTCTACCGGGAATACGCTGTGGCAGCTGCCTTGAATTATTTCCATCGGGTCACGCTGACGCAGGTGCCAACGCCCACGGTCGATTCCAAGTCAAAGTCATGCACTAGGCGCTTGCTGCCCGACAGGCCCAGCCCCATGCCCTTGCCCGAGGTCCAGCCATCTTTCAAGGCCAGATCCAGGTCCGGAATGCCCGGGCCCTGGTCTTTGAAGCGCAGACAAAGCCCTTGCTTGATGCCATCGACCACCAGCTCCCACTCCATATCGCCGCCGCCGCCGTACACCACCGTGTTGCGCGATAGCTCGCTGGCAGCGGTGATCATCTTGGTTTGGTCAACGAGGGAGAACTTCAGCTGGACGCAGAGCTTTCGCACAACCTGGCGGCTGGCCACAATGTCGGCTTCACTGCGCAGGGGAACAGAGCCTTGGGTGTCATTCGACAAAGTCGTCTCCATCGGCGGCCGCTGCCTCCAGCATCGCCATGCCACGGCCCACATTGAGGGCCGTCTTGACGCCGTCCAGTGACAGGCCGAGCTCCACCAAGGTAATGGCGACCGCTGGCTGCATGCCCACCACCACCGTGGTCGCATCCAGAATGCGACCGATCCCGGAGATGGCGGCCAGCATCCGGCCGACAAAAGAGTCGACAATTTCCAGCGCAGAAATATCGATCAGCACGCCATGGGCGCCCGTTTTCGATATTTGCTCAGCCAGGTCTTCTTGCAGCGCCATGGCGGTCTGGTCTTCCATGTCCATCTGGATGGTGACCAGGAGAGACCTTCCCATGCGCAGAATAGGAATCCGATACATCGTCGCCCGCCTATTTGGTCTTGGTAAAGATATAGCCGTTGCGCTTCATGGCCAGGGCCAGCGCGTCTGCTAAGGTGGCCTTGGTGGTTACCGAATTCAGATCGATACCCAAGTGCACGATGGTCTGGGCGATTTGTGGGCGGATGCCGCAAATGATGCAGTCGGCGCCCATCAAGCGAATAGCAGTCACCGTTTTGAGCAGGTGCTGCGCGACCAGTGTGTCCACCGTGGGAACGCCGGTGATGTCGATGATGGCCAACGAGGATTCAGTCTCCACAATGCGCTGCAACAGCGATTCCATCACCAGCTGGGTACGGCTGGAATCCAAGGTGCCAATCATCGGCACCGCCAGCACACCATCCCAAAGCTTGATAACCGGGGTCGATAGCTCCAGTAATTCTTCCTGTTGACGCTTGATCAGCTGCTCGCGGGTGCGTTGGTAGGCATCCATCGTCCATTGCGCGAGAGCATCGACATAGAGTGACACGCGGGCGATGGCGTCTATCAGCGCTTGGGTGTCTGACGCCAGCTCACGCTGCAGCGCCTCGAAAATGGGTTGTTTGAGCGCCAGCACAAAGGCGCTGGTGCTGCCTGCCGTGCTCCCTTGGGCCGCACGCGAGGCAGACAGGCGCTCCAGCGCGGCCTTCACTGGCTGCCATGCGGCCGAGCCAGAGTTTTGTGCATCAGCGGATTGGATGGCGGGCAAAAACGCGCCGAAGATTTCGTCCGCTTCCGCACGCATCTTCGCTGGGGCATTAGGGCCCGCGGCAGCCTGTAGCCAGCCGTCTACCACCATGGATTTCTCGCGCTCCAACAATTCCACCAAAGCCTGCTGATGTGTGCTCACGGTATCCCCTTGTATGCGTGACTTATGTATATACCTGTAAGAATTATCGTGCAGGGTTCCTGTGCTCGCCGCTTTGGCGACGCAGCATGGTCTATCTCGGCGCTTCGGCCTACATGTCCCTAAGGCTGAATGGGGAAAAAAGATGTGTGCGCAGCTAATTCAGCGCGTTCAGCGGCGGAATAACGCCGGATGGGCCTGGTTGGGACCGGAAAAAGAGGGCTTCTGGCATGTGCACGCCTCTGTGTGCGCCAAGATTGGCTCAGTAACAGAGGCGTGGGTGAGGGCGCATTCGCTGATGCAGGCACGCGCTGCGCTTTATAAGAAGGCCGATGCTCTTTGCGAGCCGTTCATGCGAGCTTGAACCGGATGGAGGGGATATGCATGAACTCGGCAAGAAACTGGGTTAAGTCGCCAACTGCTTCGCGTTTTGCAGCGCGGCCAGGCGGCGGTACTTTTCGAAGGTCTTGCTGATGTCCGTGGACACGGCGGGAACATAGCGATTTTGCTTTTCACCACGCTGCGCGACTAGGGGTCGGGTTGGCATGGTCAGCATCGGAAAAGATGGCTGGTATTGCATGACGAACTCCTTTCTTCGATGCCTTCATGATGGTGCCTACGGGCAGGGTTGCGGTGTAGGTTTTGTCTGAGGAATGTCAAAAGGATTTAGCTGACAGGCTGTAGTGCTTTTGCTGATGGCCCGCGCCGCCAAGCACCACAAGTCTGGCGGAATATCCGTCGCAACACCGGTCTGACGGCGTGCCAGGCCATTGCAGCCGTCGCGAATCAACACCAGCGGACGCAGGCACTGGCGCCGTTTCAGCGCCCAATCACGATCAGCTGGCCATTGGCTTCAATGGCGTTATGCGCCAGTGATTTCTGCAGCGGTAGGCCAAGCACTCGCTGGTCCCAGAAATCTGGAATGCTGGGGGTCCAGGATGCACCGAGGGTCGGGTCATTGATCAATTGCCGAAGGCCCTCTTCGGTGAGGTAAAGCCGCGAGGGGGTCTGGCCCGTCTTCAGGACTTGGAGGAATGCCGATTCGATCATTTCGTACAAGCTCATGGGGATGGTTAGGGACCCTCTGCAAAACTCCCTGCCGTGGTCTGAACGCTGACTCGGGCGATCCGCTGCGTTGTCTTCCTTGTCAATAGCTACGGCTATTGACTGCAAAAGACGCCTTGCGGCTCATCCCGATCCGCGTCCATCCCGCTTGGCGAGGGTTTTGCAGAGCATCCCTAGATGGATAAGGTGGTTAGATCCAGTCAGAAGTGCGGGGTAAATGTTAGCGCAGCGGCGCAGGCCAGGAAACGAGGGTGTGATTAGGGAAAACCCTTGCGCAAATGCGCGCTTTTGTGAAGGGCGCACGCGGGACGCCGTAAAGCCTTGCAGCTTTCCAACATCAATCAGGATGCGTGTTAATGGCTGCGCCAAGAAGCGGCGCAGCACCTGGGCGAGGGGGGGCAGCGCCCATGAGGGGCTGGATTTATCGCGCAGTAGGAGGTGACAGTGGCTACCGGTCCGGCCAAGCCCACGATCAGAGCGACGTTCGGATGGCTATGCCCATCAACAGCTCTCGGAGGCCGCAGACATGCGGATGGCACCGGCAAACCCATGCGCCACCCGAGAGTAAGGCCGGCCGCTGGTCAGTACACGTGGCAAGGCGCTCCAGGCGATCTGCACGCCCAGCGCAGCGAGGCGGTCCACCAGCGCTTGGTCTTCGCCGCACTCGATGGCATCAAAGCCGCCTGCCCGTTGGTAGCAGTGCGCAGACAGGCCCAGATTGGCGCCATGCACATGGCGGTGGCCGTCGCGGTCCTGGTAGGTGGTTTCAAAATGCTGGCGCGCCGCTTGCGCTTGTTGGCCGTGGGCATCCCAGCTGTCCACGCCAACGGTTCCGCACACCACATCGGCCCCCAATGACAGCTGCGCTGCCAGCCAGTTGGGGGATACGCAGGTATCGGCATCGGTAAAGGCCAGCCAGCGTGCCTGCTGTTGCAGCAGATGGCGGCTCCCTACAGCCCGCGCACGGCCAACATTGTGGGCCTCCACCTCCAGGGTCGTAAAAGGCCATTGCCGGGCAATGGCCGCAGTGCCGTCGCTGCAGCTATCGAGCACGACAACCACTTCGACCTCTTCACCGCCCAGATCCGGGTGCAGGCTGGCAATGGCCACGCTTTCCAGGCAGGACTCGATCAGTGCCTCTTCGTTATGCGCGGGTATGCAGATGCCAATCATGGGGTACTCACAGTCTTTCCCAAACCTCTAACAAGAAATCGGTCTCGCGGTGGTCCACCACGGTTTGCAGCGCTGCGCTGGCACCTATTTGCGCATGCACGGTCTCGGCGTTCTGCAGCAGATCGGGTGCTTTGTGCCGCCAGTGGCACATCAGCCAATGCCCGCCGGGGGCCAGCGATGTCAGGCATCGCTCGCTGAAAACTGCCAGATCTTCATCGTCCAGGTAGTAGGCCAACTCGGAGACAACCACCAGGTCAAAACCGCCGGGCGGCACATCAGGCCATTCCTGGGGCAGCTGCAGCTTTTGCAGATGCAGT contains the following coding sequences:
- a CDS encoding ATP-binding SpoIIE family protein phosphatase, whose product is MEIIQGSCHSVFPVDEPSRVGEARRHVAALCRELGFDDVLAGQAAIAVNELGNNLCQHAQRGQLWIATRAGDTPELEILSVDEGPGIADLSLAMRDGFSTGSTPGTGLGAVQRLASDFDIHSEPGKGTVVLARFRPAATSAPQPPAFRAAVVALPAPGETVCGDAWALAVDGHRAALLVADGLGHGVHAAEASQAAVDVFVKQPFGEIKSGLEDAHTALRATRGAAVTCMQLDAEASAVVAAGAGNVAIRLVSGVYNRSILVQNGTVGVQMRHVQETRMDWPEHALVVCHSDGLQSRWPPEAVTALIGRDPGLAAAVLVRDYGRGRDDVTVLIVRRAD
- a CDS encoding anti-sigma regulatory factor, with the protein product MSNDTQGSVPLRSEADIVASRQVVRKLCVQLKFSLVDQTKMITAASELSRNTVVYGGGGDMEWELVVDGIKQGLCLRFKDQGPGIPDLDLALKDGWTSGKGMGLGLSGSKRLVHDFDLESTVGVGTCVSVTRWK
- a CDS encoding STAS domain-containing protein, with translation MYRIPILRMGRSLLVTIQMDMEDQTAMALQEDLAEQISKTGAHGVLIDISALEIVDSFVGRMLAAISGIGRILDATTVVVGMQPAVAITLVELGLSLDGVKTALNVGRGMAMLEAAAADGDDFVE
- a CDS encoding STAS domain-containing protein, which encodes MSTHQQALVELLEREKSMVVDGWLQAAAGPNAPAKMRAEADEIFGAFLPAIQSADAQNSGSAAWQPVKAALERLSASRAAQGSTAGSTSAFVLALKQPIFEALQRELASDTQALIDAIARVSLYVDALAQWTMDAYQRTREQLIKRQQEELLELSTPVIKLWDGVLAVPMIGTLDSSRTQLVMESLLQRIVETESSLAIIDITGVPTVDTLVAQHLLKTVTAIRLMGADCIICGIRPQIAQTIVHLGIDLNSVTTKATLADALALAMKRNGYIFTKTK
- a CDS encoding glycosyltransferase, with the protein product MIGICIPAHNEEALIESCLESVAIASLHPDLGGEEVEVVVVLDSCSDGTAAIARQWPFTTLEVEAHNVGRARAVGSRHLLQQQARWLAFTDADTCVSPNWLAAQLSLGADVVCGTVGVDSWDAHGQQAQAARQHFETTYQDRDGHRHVHGANLGLSAHCYQRAGGFDAIECGEDQALVDRLAALGVQIAWSALPRVLTSGRPYSRVAHGFAGAIRMSAASESC
- a CDS encoding class I SAM-dependent methyltransferase, translating into MNQRQHFEQLYQSSPDPWAVQTAWYERRKRQVLLGSLPREQYRYGFEPGCGNGETTMALLERCDQLVAADFAESAVLLCNARIQREDRRQLHLQKLQLPQEWPDVPPGGFDLVVVSELAYYLDDEDLAVFSERCLTSLAPGGHWLMCHWRHKAPDLLQNAETVHAQIGASAALQTVVDHRETDFLLEVWERL